In Cydia splendana chromosome 3, ilCydSple1.2, whole genome shotgun sequence, one DNA window encodes the following:
- the LOC134806851 gene encoding uncharacterized protein LOC134806851, translating to MSARRPTRARNFQPSHPPRHHSAHIGPKSLVFRRRHHRWHWIQATLPIKYGGLGIRLTGSLALPAFLSSAYSTLTLIGGILRTPSTANVSVSCLADAESAWSADHPVERVPEEKSSQATWDVINIKSQHQLLLQNCHNDYERARLLAVSEKESGHWLHALPSRNLGSTLDPSALRIAVCLRLGLKICEPHACSRCAQAVDALGRHGLHCQMSAGRLYRHATLNDLIRRALCTASLPATLEPSGLSATDGKRPDGCTLVPWSLGRPLAWDATCVDTLAPSHVEGSARKPGTAADQAQTLKRRKYAFLTDTYDFAALAIETLGPWSTDTKQLIKEVSVRLIGVSGDHRAGSFLAQRLSLAVQRGNAASILGSIPEAGSLGEIFYI from the exons ATGTCAGCAAGGAGACCCACTAGGGCCCGCAATTTTCAGCCTAGCCATCCACCCCGTCATCACTCAGCTCACATCGGACCTAAATCTCTGGTATTTAGACGACGGCACCATCGGTGGCA TTGGATCCAAGCTACCCTCCCGATCAAATACGGCGGTCTTGGTATCCGTTTGACGGGCAGTTTAGCTCTCCCGGCCTTTTTGTCGTCTGCCTATAGCACGCTCACCCTCATTGGTGGTATATTACGTACCCCTTCAACCGCTAATGTGTCGGTGTCGTGCCTGGCGGACGCGGAATCGGCTTGGAGTGCAGACCATCCTGTCGAACGGGTACCAGAGGAAAAATCTAGCCAAGCAACATGGGACGTCATAAATATAAAATCGCAACACCAACTCCTACTACAAAACTGCCATAACGACTACGAACGGGCGAGGCTATTAGCCGTTTCCGAAAAGGAATCAGGACATTGGCTGCACGCGCTTCCATCGCGAAACCTTGGCTCCACTCTAGATCCTTCAGCCCTACGCATCGCTGTCTGCCTCCGCCTGGGCTTAAAAATATGCGAGCCCCACGCCTGTAGTCGATGCGCTCAAGCTGTTGATGCTTTAGGACGGCACGGCTTACACTGCCAAATGAGCGCAGGCCGACTATATAGACACGCCACATTGAACGACCTGATCCGCCGCGCCCTTTGCACCGCCTCTTTACCCGCAACTCTGGAGCCGTCAGGCCTCTCTGCCACAGATGGCAAGAGACCTGACGGCTGCACTCTTGTGCCCTGGAGCCTTGGCCGCCCTTTAGCGTGGGACGCTACCTGCGTCGATACGCTAGCACCGTCCCACGTTGAGGGATCGGCCCGGAAGCCCGGGACTGCCGCGGACCAGGCCCAGACACTaaagcgccgcaaatatgcgTTCCTAACGGACACATACGATTTTGCGGCGCTCGCCATTGAAACACTGGGCCCATGGTCGACCGACACCAAACAGTTAATAAAGGAAGTGTCGGTTAGGCTAATAGGCGTCTCGGGCGACCACAGGGCGGGCTCCTTCTTGGCTCAAAGATTAAGTCTGGCGGTTCAAAGGGG